The Helianthus annuus cultivar XRQ/B chromosome 11, HanXRQr2.0-SUNRISE, whole genome shotgun sequence region gaagtgtattataacactatatataatactatataacaccatataaacaccgtataacaatatgtaacaccatataataccatataacactatgtaacactatatatcattatataacaaatataacactatacatctatcatagacatgctatcagacaacctatagtgttatatttgttatataatgatatatagtgttacatagtgttatatggtattatatggtgttacatattgttatacgatgtttatatggtgttatagagtattatatatagtgttataatacacttctcacacttctcacactttgagcactttttacaggatcctctacctataaaaatataaatttaatttatatttaagtatatatgtatgtgtaagtgtgtatatatataggtgtatgtgtgtatatatatgtataatttatatttgtgtatatacatgtttatagatgtatgtgtatatgtatatgtatatatatatatatatatatatatatatatactaattaaaataataattcgagccgaaccgagccgagcggacctttgctcatgcttggctcgtttacaaaccgaaccgagctgagcggctcgtttacaaccgagcgtcaaatcgaacgagcaatttccgagcaatttccgaacgagcgtcgagcgagcgaCGAGCGGCGAGCGATTTGAACAGCCCTAGTGATGGAGGAGGTTTTGTGAGTGATGGCGCCCCATAGCGTCAGTCACACCATAACAGGCGGCACTATAGAGGTGTTTTAGGTTGGTCGCGTGATGTGCATAGCGGCGTGAAGAAGGCTGAATTTGAAATTTTTGACCATTTGCAACGGtcataaagtaaaaaaaaaaaaatttcaattcAATTAATTTCACCATCTCTCATATAAACATCCCCATCtcccattttttttataaaatcccATACAATCAACATACTCTCAAACACTCTTTCTctctacttttttttttaaactagaatTTTTATACAATGCAGCCCTAACCGCGGTTTTATTCCTCCCCGTTCGAGTGCGGACCCGAACCAAAGTAGCAATCCTACCCGTCCCATGTCTCCGGTTGCCCCTCGACCCACCCCATACGGATCCGGTTTTGTTGATTTAATCAACATAATACTGGGTTCATGAACCTTCTGAACCAATCACTCTCATGGGACCCGAATCTATACGGTTGGAACCCGAATCAAAACACGGACGGAATGGGGTCGTCTCAAGCATTCGGATCGACACAAGCATTCGGATCCACACTACACGAGCCCAAGGTTGTTGTGGAAACACAACCGGAAGTAGAGGAGACGCAAAAAGGAAAAACAAAACGGCCACATAAAAAGAAAACGAAAATCACCCGAGCGAAAAAAAATGTGCAATCGTGGGATGCCGAAGAGGAGTATGTGTTAACCCGAGCTTGGATCGACATGTCGGAGGACCCCCAAATAGgtaattttatttgttttttctattttctgtttttttattttctgtttgttttattttctgtttttttttggtttttttgttttctgtttttttatttactgtatatttttattttcgattttttattttctgttttgtaattttatttgtttttttattaattatttgttttttttttgtagcaaACAGCCAAAGTAAAGCCGTTTTTTGGAGCCGAATCCGAGAACTTTTTTTCAGGCTTACGGATAGAGGAGACGAATACCGGCCGGCGGACTCGATATCGGGCAAGTGGACCGATATCAACAAGAAGTGCAAGAATTTCCAATCCGTTTACCAACGCATTTTTAACGGATGGAAAAGTGGCCACAAGGACGAGTACATTACACAAGCGGCCTTAGTCGACTACACACAAAGTCAAGGCAATTTCCCGTACTTAAAGTGTTGGCAAATTCTTCGTAATAGCCCCAAATGGGCACGTCCCTATGAACACCGGTCGGTCGGCAAATAAAAGGCCGTCAAAGAGATCAAAAACCAACGAGTCGGGAGAACGCGAAACGCCAACCTCCGAGGCTCCGACACTCGAAACACCGACGTCAATGATGATATTCCGGAGGAAGAGCCGGCAGAAGAGCTACCACGACCCGCTGGAAGAAGAAGCGGTGCAAGATCGAAAAAGCCCGAGTCATCGTCGATGGGATCCGAAATGACTAATGCATTTTCGGAGATAAACAAACGACTTCAAGACATACACGAACTAGAGACTAAACGTATGGAAGAAAACCGCGAAGTGACCGAGATTATGCGGGATAGACAATGGGCTCATGACTTTGAATTCTACTCGAAACCTCACGACCACCTAACCGTAAAAGCGTTGAAGATGGCGctgtgtcgcaacccccgacccctaccccgggagcaGGAGCCGCGAGCAATagccggtggtatcggtgtttattaatttggcagcggaaatgaaacatcaggatcgtagttaggaaataaatttcagagtttcaaaacaccaaacttttatattaaacaaatgggataaaacccatgtttcattcataatattgttatagggataaaccctagttgctgaaaacataaactttttatttaggtaactttatagctactttctttaagccttcagtgctccatagctggtTTCTAATAGCTTTCATATCATGTTATCTGAAACGCGTTAAAAATATTTCTCCcagcttgatgttccaaaactcgtcctccagcttctgaagctcatggggagggcaaaattccttcatcatgaTTTCCTTCAATTCTTCCCAAGTAAGCCCATAGGCTGCGTCATTCCCTCGCCTGTTTCTTTCGGCAGTTCACCAGTCCAGTGCCCTGGACTGGAAAACGCCAGTTGCGTTGACAGTGCGCAGGTTATCGGGACAACCACTTTGGCGTAGAGTGACTTCAATTGAAttgaaccattgaaacatggcagtaGGCCCGTCTTCACCAGTGAAGTCTTTAGGGTCGTAGGCCTTAAACttcttgaagctaaaagtagctcgGGGAGAGTCGGTCTCTGATTCCTCAGAGGACTTGCTAGCAACTCCATTGATTTCACTGACGATTTGCAGAATGACCTTAGCCATTTGCTTGGCGACTAGCGATGCAATGCGTTTGTCAGCGTGGTTGCGGCAAGCAGCACGGGAGGTATGAGATCCGAacgacgacattgtctgcaacagacatcgtcataggacTCAGACGCGATTAAATCGAGTATAGTCTATTGTATCACCGAGCGCTACTTTatataagcacatagtcacataggcacataatccacataagcacgtaggcacatAAGCATGTAGTccacgtaagcacagaagcagGTAGTCCACATAAGCACATCTTCAACTATATTTTGCACGCATTCACCTACATATTTGGCACGTATTCACCTATTTGTCAAGGCTGCGAAAAGCGATCGGGAGTTGAGAGTGCGAATAGCGAGTATCATAGCGTGTAACATAGCATGCgatttgttagcgttttgaggtaTGCGTATAGTACGTGTTGTGCGCATTTATCAAAGCGAGGAACGAAAGGCGAATAGTCTCCAAAACCGAAACATATATATAATCAcataaaaccacataaaacacacaaaattaCACATAAAATCGAAGAATCGGCGGTcgcgagctcagaatcgaaacacataatcacataaaatcaacgatCGAAAATGGATTGTCGTGGGTGTTagcatcgactacccaaagtgattcgactattcacaaggacttcgAGTACACACTTTGGCCTTttggactgtgctctcgcctcgatcTGGGCGAACagcacgcatccttccagttactgTGACTCgggtcattggagtccgtcgagactttggtgagagttttgtaaaaccaaaatagcgAGTGGAACGTGTCAttaaggtgcgggtttcacccctaacttaacgactGCATTCCTGTTTGTGTGATAGAATCACGAGAAAGATAGGGAGATCTGCGTCGAAGTATGGAtatcactcctgattcaacgcaaattctcgtgtttatagtaaAAATGCGCGTAGATCGAGCGATTttgtcgagagtttgcggttttcacagctaatctcaaccaaatcactcgTTTACGCGAGTGTTTTCGAAAATCGTGCGTGTtgccagccttaggaaaggctgaCCTTGCGCGAAGCAGTAGTATGCGATGTTCGCGCAAGAGCATAGTTTCCAGCGAGTTCAAGTGGGAATATCAAGTAAGCTCGTACAAAGCCCATACTGGGTTTGTATAAGTTGGTCTGTtagtacttagactatagactaggtcaattctgagacatcgacccggactaagTCGAGTCTTatctaattccctatagttatggctctgataccaatctgtcacaccccaaccgatggcggaaacatcggggtgaggcactgagcgaaacagattgtcccggagaatccataacaactattaaattATAATATATTCAAAGTTCATGTCCTATAGCAcaaacatataaaaataaaaaagttattacAGACGtagttctcaaagacaaatatccattccgacaactcaaattatTTTAGTTGGTTTCTTGActctcctagcttgattccatgaCATCCAGCAAGTacaagcatcctaaacacctatcacatacattaaaataacagtcaatacacatagtgtaaaggtgagcatacaagtttaatagtataatagtagcgaaagcgttttacgcataaccagcatgtaacatgtagaatgtgaagcatgtaagctatcgacaatgaatATGCACATACacgactgcgagttgtagaaggTGCAACAAATATCACCACTGAGACACGTGAAGaaatacccttaacaacccctgtccacgacaggtgctgagtccaaactgtagtactatcgttgctaaggtgtcaggcaacaatcattgtgtaaacataacatacaagcattcatcgaataacacgtataacatgcgagagaGGTTAGCGTATAGAAGGtatttgcgttgtgtgtcgatgtgatttaatataggtaacgtatgtaacacccaaaagtgcgtaaagcaaaaagggatcgagtatacttgacgtgatgtcgtgttcacaatcaaatttaatccaaatacaactaaatagttagcggtaagtgggtatcgaacacagggagtttgtggaatatgtgttatttagaaGATTATCTAACTTAACTagaattaaactaattgcaatgaaagtaaaattcaagagttgatttgagTGAATTGGTTTAAGAACTAAATTTAACTAAATAAATTGCAAAAGAGAAGTTTTGGTTGTaagcaaattagagacaaatgaccatcctagatttccggtttgtttcgacattcatattatcatttcactagaaagaactacatagacatagctcatgtgtgattacttgcagagatgaaagggaactaagtactcagattcctagaacgtgaggttgttacccgatgatcaatcaacccttacccaagcctaactatacctatgatatctcgattgccaaaggcaccaagaacgtatggtttctaattagttcaacataaggattaacaagttactaacaaacaatcacacaccataacaacaaatcataacgataaagattgttattctagaaattagaGAAATCAAACATGAAATGTCTCAACCAAACCTTCAATCCAGGACAATCATCAagtgtttagccactcatggcttgaagcAATATCATAACAAAAGTTCTATTGTTCATAAAGATCAAAGCACATAAACTAATGATTAAACAAGTGTTCTTCAAGCTCCAAAATCTCCAACAAGCTCCAAAAATCGTGTGTTGTCAAGTGGTAACCGATTACCAATGATAAGACACATAAAACAtcatcaaaatggcaacaaatgCCATAAGTTACAATTGAAACCCAGTCGGCGTCGTAAGCTACGCCAtagggccgtagcttacggcaatCAGCATATTCTCGCATTAACATGaggcgccgtaacctacggcatagggccgtaggttacggtggcTAGTGATCCTTTACGGTGATTAGATACTGAGCTACGGCATAACATTTGTGTAGAAGTGgaggccgtaacctacggcaaggcaccgtaggttacggtgctgAGTGTGATTCTTTTCCTTGTTTCTCCATCAACACTTGCTTTCTTCAACTCTTTGATTCCCTAACTTCTAGCATCCATTCGTGCCTCCTAAAACCCGCATTTTGAGCACTTTAGCACCTGCATAATCAAACGTAGagtggttaccaagttcaagAAATTAACCGGGCAAAGTATGGAATTTTATTCTATTTAAAGGCTTtaaagggttgtcctacggaccacccgtcacatccccacacttacccgttgcttgtcctaAGCAACCAATTCAAAAACTATTTTCAACCCTCAAGCAATCAatcatgcaaaccaagctaaagtgtcgtccttttactaactttcAATCATACCACAAGACATACCCCTCACAAAAGctctcggtgacaagaaaaattagcatgttatgctaaaccactcaatgcgtgtgtgtgtgtgtgtgtgcgacaataagcttgtataagAATCAGGTTTCCTCGTATCAAATTTctagcatgcttatgaatcaaagggacttacgggttgtaacgaggctaggtgcaaaggtaggaaatggtggaatacatatgaaagagctaattgatttgacccggttttatTTTTACTACTAAACAAAGCAACATCAACTATATACAAGACATCATCAACTTTTCAACAACTAACACAACTAAattcttctttttgtatttttctcttatttttctttttttttcttttttttttcaaagataAGACATACAAGCTCACaaatatatacaagaacatcaacactacatactaaatctcctaaaccgggtcatctcaaaAGGTAAAGTTTTGTAGGAAGTAGgtttgggtcacaaccgaatggtataaggctcaaacatggctttctaaagaccaaacccccacccctcacaataccaagctcatatatgtaaagtatgaggtccaacccaccaatcccacactctcacacgtctagacgaggcttcctaaaagtcccctatcatttTCAAAAGCATATTAATTCTAGGATTTACCAAGGATTcgcacacaagttctattaacacacgacacacaccgccactcaaacaatgaaatatcaatagcaatcatgtgtggctcaaattctcaccaagaaaagactaggaatgggtgtcggtgtgtcaaatggaacaatatcaagttttcaaattttaacaCTTTTCACTTGGTTTCACAAAAAAATTTAActtctcaaaaatttccccccatccccacacttgggatacattgtcccaatgtatggttttgagggaaaggCCGCTTTCAACAAAAACACCAACGTTTGCTTACactctgttggtgcatacatcagtcgacttcgtcttgtatcgagtatTAGACTAGGATTGTTAGATCAGTGCACATTTTACGAGAAAATGTCATAGTTTAGGTTGTAtatatgctgatttcgctccaaacagcaCATGCatgtgattccgcccgaaatggtttcgagcgaaatcagcatgttgttgatttcgctccaaatggttcTGGTGttctttcgagcgaaatcagaacagtATATATAGgttctatgagcgaaatcagattatcagttccttgtattccataccgaagtgctgccggtgtgagatttgactGTACAAGCTGTTATATCAATACAATAGCTGATTTAAGTGAATTGCTAGTTGTTTCTACGtcagttacttgttttccgcacctgtaactgatcaaaactcctctgatagactcgttcgggtcggcAAACAATCCtagaagtggtatcagagctcaggaggaggagttctgcagagattagctggatttcatcgaGATTTCTGACTTCTGCATCTTCTTTCTTCAACAgaacaagttttaacggtcaaaaccaGATCAATTTTTCACGGACTGTGTAAAAGTGAACATTagcaaatccctgaaagtttcaTGTAAAAATTCGAACTAAAAGTGGGTTAAAATGATGTGcgaagtgattccgctccaagggACATTTTGTGATTTCGCCTGAAGtgtatctgatttcgctccaaaagtatctgtttgattccgctccaaagtaaCAAATCTGAGATTCCGCTCTAGAgtacttctgatttcgctccaaactgtttgtggtgatttcgctccaaactacaGATTTGTGATTCCGATCCAGGGTTtgtactgatttcgctccagacaGCAAATCGTGTGATTTCGCTTCAACTCAatttggtgatttcgctccagagtgCATTGTTTGCTATTTCGCTCGTATTTAGCTATTCCGCTCGAAAGGTGTCCGTTTTGAAAAACGTGATAAGAAAACATGGATTCTGAgtttacaacgcatttgctacaaccccgactactccggctgacATTGCTAAGAATATGAACCtagaaaacgaaaccggaacaatgcaaaaccccccgaaacttatgggaatggAAGAGTACCATGTTTGGAAAaatcggtttgagaattgggttcaggcaaaccatctaagAGCGTGGGAAAGCATTGAAACTGCATACATTAGACCACAGACTGCTATGAACGTTGATAAAATTATCTTAGAGTTTTCAgatcaagagagagagagttacaaaggagagaaaatgatgataagtctgctacaacaagccATCAAAGAGGATATATTCGTTTTACTTCAGCATGATGGAAATGCATTTTCGATCTGGAAAGCTCTTgaaaagaaatttgaaggaagTACAGAGATGTTACAGAGCAAAGCAGcattactgaagaaagagtttgagttgtttactagcatgcctggtgaaactacaaagactctcattgagagatactgtcatcttgtacgCACCATGTCTCAGTTGAAGATTACCAAAACTCTGACAGAAcaaggttgaaaagcttgctgacgctttaccacaaaaggaatggggtacttatctcatgattctgaaaaattccggacagtttagcaggttGTCAATCGGGCAGTTTATTGAAAAGCTGGAGGCACATGATCTTGAACAACAGAATATTGCAAGAATGAACAGTTCAAGTAATCAACAAGACATCAaactgtactataaaggaaatgttcaaacagctgaagccagtccaaagattcaaaccgcaTTTAGTGCAGGAAATCAATCGGGAACAAGTAGTCAAAGTTCAATCAACACTGGTGGCTTTTCAAATGTGAATCccccaagtgttcaaagtgcaagTGTTGGAAACGGgcatatgattcagtgcaatgtagctttacatcttcaaaatggtcaaaacttTTCTGAAGAAGTGGTGAAAAATCATATGGGATTACTGGTTACTGcattggaatcttatgaagggttgattgccggaaaGATTGGTAACCCAATgttaacaaaggaagattatgaccaaatagaTGCAGAAGAGTTGGAAattatggatataaaatgggctttggcgagtgttttgaggagagcagaaaagtttagaatgattacaggaagaaatgatttcttggatgcCAATCTTTCTAatctaggatttgataaatctaaagttgtctgttttcgttgcagggagaaaggtcacttcaaaagagagtgcaagagTCAGGAgtctagtggagcaaagaatccttttggcaaagatgattattatcggaagtctatatatcagcaaatcactcatcaaccacatcaacaaaaggaaactcaaactgcacatggaaaaatgatcgagGATACAAACAATAAGGCTTACtatggcatcattgatcaagatgatgaaaaaatggctgaaggatttagctgggacaagtacattccagctgattcaaatgttcgAGCTTTTATTGCTCATATTGTGCAAAAGCCAGAGttgatgaaggaatggatggTTGTGATGTTAGATGATGAGGAGAGTCAAGATGGAAAATCTGTGTCTTCTGAAAGTAGTGATGATAAGGAAATTGAACagataaatcttggaaaaactcatttatcttctgacagaattacattttattttgcagaaaaattgaagaaactgaaagagaggaaagctgcaaaagaattgaaagaagtcaaagtgattgagaagattgtggaagtggaaaagatagttgaagttgaaaagattgtggagGTTGAAAAGATCGTTGAAGTCACGAAACCTTGTCGTAAATGTTCAGATTCATGCAAAGAATGTGAAGTAaaagacgagaggtttagtgaatcagaaaagatgaaagaaaaattgttgtttgatgtgaagaatttgaaagaatcatacgatgtgtTGAATAGAACAGTGAAAGATTTGCAAACAACAAACACGGAAAGAGAAAAAGCTTTGAAAATGTTGAATGCaacgatgatgtcgaagcagaaagagataaatttctacattgaagaatgtgcgaaatggaagcaagagttggatggtgaaaaagttgaaaatgaaagaatcagacgtttactgaaaagttatacaagttctgattacttaattgatAGAATTTAccctactgttgcaggtttcgaggCGTTTAAAGATGATGATAAGAAGTCTAAGATGAaaacggatactggtaagaaacagagtgtttgttataacaagtgtccacctccagtatgggaagggtattcgcctagaaaactgaatgaggaacaagtcaaaaaggcagttaatctaaagttagagtccgagttaaccgatgtattgccagacaacattgatatcacattcacagcgtccgacacagatcatgagtccgaattaataaaaagagtggtcg contains the following coding sequences:
- the LOC118484181 gene encoding uncharacterized protein LOC118484181; translated protein: MNLLNQSLSWDPNLYGWNPNQNTDGMGSSQAFGSTQAFGSTLHEPKVVVETQPEVEETQKGKTKRPHKKKTKITRAKKNVQSWDAEEEYVLTRAWIDMSEDPQIANSQSKAVFWSRIRELFFRLTDRGDEYRPADSISGKWTDINKKCKNFQSVYQRIFNGWKSGHKDEYITQAALVDYTQSQAPNGHVPMNTGRSANKRPSKRSKTNESGERETPTSEAPTLETPTSMMIFRRKSRQKSYHDPLEEEAVQDRKSPSHRRWDPK